A DNA window from Setaria viridis chromosome 2, Setaria_viridis_v4.0, whole genome shotgun sequence contains the following coding sequences:
- the LOC117844620 gene encoding protein PLASTID MOVEMENT IMPAIRED 1 has protein sequence MAEDGKSNDQILSELDALSHTLYQAHTKRRTASLVLPRSAGDSNADGVDAVRAAARPPSRRLSMSPFRSRPNLDKNANDDDDGDDAGAGVALPSKSQSFAAVATAAPAVAGEKKGIWGWKPIRALSRIGMQRMGCLFSVEVVAAQGLPPSMNGLRLAVAVRKKESRDGAVQTMPSRVQQGGADFEETLFVRCYLYCSGGGATGKPLKFEPRPFLVSAVAVEAPELDLGRNAVDLSLLVKESSEKSQQGERVRQWDMAFPLAGKAKGGELVVKLSFQIMDDGGVGLYNQPAVAGRSSSSSSSSLLARKHSKSSFSVTSPKVARPEAALIPSKGAPSPDLLGIDDFKLDEPSPAVEEVNEEQQKEPEREPEDAKAEDSEFPEFDIVDKGVDEPSPAVEEVQQKEPERKPEDAKADDSEFPEFDIVDKGVEGQEEKDNPPKEEAEDKKEANEEEDASAAADGDEVVKEVVHDSARTWRLNELEAITNQIKALENMMHSDVADAGDTSPERQEDEVAGLDAEEEEVTREFLMLMEQGEDEDGAAAKSSSAPQVSSLKSGKKPASGADATCYVSDLGKGLGPIVQTRDGGYLAAMNPFDIPVERKELPKLAMQLSKPFILRGQKLPGGGAEVFQRLCAGGGSEALCAKLGALIAMDDVVGKTAEQIAFEGMASAIISARSKELVAITSAAHSVSLLRTMSVAMSHGRQDRIATGIWNAQEAPVAVDEILAFALQKIETMAIEALKVQAGMVEEQAPFEVSPEKTQAKHLLDTAVPPEEWVSACDGADAVSLLVVVQLRDPMRRYEAVGAPSVVIIQAARAAGAGDDERRFKVANLHLGGLRLKSPDRQNMWDGEKQRLTAMHWLVAYGLGKAGKKSRAAAAGKAGNDVLWSMSSRVMADMWFKPLRNPDVKIPQK, from the coding sequence ATGGcggaggacggcaagtccaacgATCAGATCCTCAGTGAGCTCGACGCGCTCAGCCACACGCTCTACCAGGCGCACACCAAGCGCCGCACCGCCTCCCTCGTGCTCCCCCGCTCGGCCGGCGACAGCAATGCCGACGGCGTTGacgccgtccgcgccgcggcgcgcccgccctcccgccgcctgtCCATGTCCCCGTTCCGGTCGAGGCCTAACCTGGACAAGAACGCgaacgacgacgatgacggcgacgacgcgggAGCGGGCGTGGCGCTGCCGTCCAAGAGCCAGAGCTTCGCCGCggtggccacggcggcgccggccgtggcCGGGGAGAAGAAGGGGATCTGGGGCTGGAAGCCGATCCGCGCGCTGTCGCGCATCGGCATGCAACGGATGGGCTGCCTCTTCTCCgtcgaggtggtggcggcgcagggcCTCCCACCGTCCATGAACGGGCTGCGCCTCGCCGTGGCCGTGCGAAAAAAGGAGTCGCGCGACGGCGCCGTGCAGACCATGCCGTCGCGCGTGCAGCAGGGCGGCGCCGACTTCGAGGAGACGCTCTTCGTCCGGTGCTACCTCtactgcagcggcggcggcgccacggggAAGCCGCTCAAGTTCGAGCCCCGGCCGTTCCTCGTGTcggccgtcgccgtggaggCGCCGGAGCTCGACCTCGGCCGGAACGCCGTGGACCTGAGCCTCCTCGTGAAGGAGTCCTCGGAGAAGAGCCAGCAAGGGGAGCGCGTCCGGCAGTGGGACATGGCGTTCCCGCTCGCCGGGAAGGCCAAGGGCGGCGAGCTCGTCGTCAAGCTGTCGTTCCAGATCATGGACGACGGAGGCGTCGGGCTGTACAACCAGCCAGCCGTCGCAGGCAGGAGTAGCTCCTCTTCGTCGTCCTCCTTGTTAGCTCGGAAGCATAGCAAGTCGTCGTTCAGCGTCACGAGCCCCAAGGTGGCGCGCCCGGAGGCGGCGCTGATACCGTCCAAGggcgcgccgtcgccggacTTGCTGGGCATTGACGACTTCAAGCTCGATGAGCCTAGCCCAGCAGTGGAGGAGGTCAATGAGGAGCAGCAGAAAGAGCCGGAGCGCGAGCCCGAGGATGCGAAAGCCGAGGACTCGGAGTTCCCGGAGTTCGACATCGTGGACAAGGGCGTCGATGAGCCTAGCCCAGCAGTGGAGGAGGTGCAGCAGAAAGAGCCGGAGCGCAAGCCCGAGGATGCGAAAGCCGATGACTCGGAGTTCCCGGAGTTCGACATCGTCGACAAGGGCGTCGAAGGGCAAGAAGAGAAGGATAATCCTCCGAAGGAAGAGGCCGAGGACAAGAAAGAAGCcaatgaggaggaggatgcttcggcggcggccgacggcgacgaggtggtCAAGGAGGTGGTGCACGATAGCGCGCGCACGTGGCGCCTCAACGAGCTCGAGGCGATCACCAACCAGATCAAGGCCCTCGAGAACATGATGCACAGCGACGTGGCGGACGCGGGCGACACGTCGCCAGAGCGGCAGGAGGACGAGGTGGCTGGGCtcgacgccgaggaggaggaagtgacCAGAGAGTTCTTGATGCTGATGGAACAGGGAGAGGACGAGGACGGGGCGGCGGCCAAGTCGTCGTCGGCTCCGCAAGTGTCGTCGCTCAAGTCCGGCAAGAAGCCTGCCTCCGGCGCCGACGCCACGTGCTACGTCTCCGACCTCGGCAAGGGGCTCGGCCCCATCGTGCAGACCCGGGATGGCGGCTACCTGGCCGCCATGAACCCGTTCGACATCCCCGTGGAGCGGAAGGAGCTCCCCAAGCTCGCCATGCAGCTGTCCAAGCCGTTCATCCTCCGCGGCCAGAAgcttcccggcggcggcgccgaggtgTTCCAGCGCctgtgcgccggcggcgggtccgAGGCGTTGTGCGCGAAGCTTGGCGCGCTCATTGCCATGGACGACGTCGTCGGCAAGACGGCCGAGCAGATCGCGTTCGAGGGCATGGCATCGGCGATCATCAGCGCGCGGAGCAAGGAGCTCGTCGCGATCACCAGCGCCGCCCACTCCGTCTCGCTGCTCCGGACGATGTCGGTGGCAATGAGCCACGGGCGCCAGGACAGGATCGCTACGGGCATCTGGAACGCCCAGGAAGCGCCGGTGGCCGTCGACGAGATCCTGGCGTTCGCGCTGCAGAAGATAGAGACGATGGCCATCGAGGCGCTCAAGGTCCAGGCCGGCATGGTCGAAGAGCAGGCCCCGTTCGAGGTGTCGCCGGAGAAGACGCAGGCCAAGCACCTCCTGGACACCGCCGTGCCGCCGGAGGAGTGGGTGAGCGCCTGCGACGGCGCCGACGCGGTCTCCTTGCTCGTGGTGGTCCAGCTGAGGGATCCCATGCGTCGGTACGAGGCCGTCGGGGCACCGTCTGTCGTGATCATCCAGGCCGCacgggccgccggcgccggggacgacGAGCGGAGGTTCAAGGTGGCAAACCTTCACCTCGGCGGCCTGCGGCTGAAGTCGCCCGACCGGCAGAACATGTGGGACGGCGAGAAGCAGCGGCTCACGGCGATGCACTGGCTCGTCGCCTACGGGCTCGGCAAGGCCGGGAAGAAGAGccgggccgcggccgccgggaaGGCCGGGAATGATGTGCTGTGGAGCATGTCGTCGAGGGTGATGGCTGATATGTGGTTCAAGCCGCTGCGCAACCCGGACGTGAAGATCCCCCAGAAGTAG
- the LOC117844622 gene encoding mitochondrial phosphate carrier protein 1, mitochondrial, whose product MRATKLGFEAPLLRSDKSAVQRQRKGKRKARGPATWSISSPDSKNAGAAEASTLIDSNPPALLGPARMGDAEAAAGAGRGGGAAAGMRVFSPEYYALCAGGGMLAAGATHLAITPLDVLKVNMQVNPMKYNSIFAGLNVLVKEEGPSSLWRGWGGKFFGYGVQGGCKFGLYEYFKKRYSDVLPDSNKSTIYFLSSASAQIIADVGLCPFESVKVRVQTQPMFAKGLVDGFPRVYATEGLSGFYRGLLPLWGRNLPFSMLMFSTFEHTVDFLYQKVIQKKKEDCSTMQQLGATCLAGYISGAVGTVVSNPADNIVSSLYNKKAENIIHAVKSIGFRNLFTRSLPIRITLVGPVITMQWFFYDTIKILTGLPTSGGLPRELEEVNI is encoded by the exons ATGCGGGCCACCAAGCTAGGGTTTGAGGCCCCGCTCCTTCGCTCGGACAAGTCAGCCGTTCAACGCCAACGAAAAGGCAAGCGGAAGGCACGCGGCCCCGCTACGTGGTCCATTTCCAGTCCAGACTCCAAGAACGccggagcggcggaggcgagcaCGCTGATCGATTCCAATCCGCCCGCACTCCTGGGCCCGGCGCGAATGGGCGACGCAgaggccgccgcgggggcggggaggggcggcggagcggccgCGGGGATGAGGGTGTTCTCTCCGGAGTACTACGCgctctgcgccggcggcgggatgcTGGCAGCGGGCGCCACGCACCTCGCCATCACCCCGCTCGACGTGCTCAAGGTCAACATGCAG GTGAATCCCATGAAGTATAATAGTATATTTGCAGGACTGAACGTTCTTGTGAAAGAAGAGGGACCTTCATCACTTTGGAGGGGCTGGGGAGGGAAATTTTTTGGCTATGGTGTTCAGGGTGGCTGCAAGTTCGGTCTCTATGAGTATTTCAAGAAGAGGTACTCTGACGTACTACCAGATAGTAACAAGAGCACCATATACTTCCTTAGCAGTGCCTCTGCTCAAATCATAGCTGATGTTGGCCTGTGCCCGTTTGAATCGGTGAAAGTCCGCGTTCAGACACAGCCCATGTTTGCAAAAGGCTTGGTTGATGGCTTTCCAAGGGTGTATGCAACTGAAGGCCTGTCTGG CTTCTACAGGGGGCTTCTACCTCTTTGGGGACGGAACCTTCCTT TTTCTATGCTCATGTTTTCAACATTTGAGCATACCGTGGACTTCCTATATCAGAAAGttattcaaaagaaaaaggaggactGTTCAACAATGCAGCAGCTTGGTGCTACTTGTCTGGCTGGTTACATCTCTGGTGCTGTTGGTACTGTTGTTTCGAATCCCGCAGATAATATCGTCTCATCCCTGTACAACAAAAAGGCTGAAAATATCATACAT GCTGTGAAAAGTATTGGATTTCGTAATTTGTTCACAAGAAGCCTGCCCATTCGGATCACCCTTGTTGGACCTGTCATAACCATGCAGTGGTTCTTCTATGATACAATCAAGATACTGACTGGATT GCCAACGAGTGGAGGGCTTCCCCGTGAACTGGAAGAAGTTAACATATAA